A genome region from Mycolicibacterium litorale includes the following:
- a CDS encoding DUF732 domain-containing protein produces the protein MVRALVPTIAASIVVTAGSLGLAPPAAAGEAEYLDLQQYFTFLTADQLLREGYWSCRAAASGMGSSEIVPMVQQHLKYSGASLAVANKIVSTAIVHLDC, from the coding sequence ATGGTCCGAGCACTCGTCCCCACGATCGCCGCCTCGATCGTCGTCACGGCCGGTTCGCTGGGACTCGCGCCGCCCGCGGCCGCAGGCGAAGCCGAGTACCTCGACCTGCAGCAGTACTTCACGTTCCTGACCGCCGACCAGCTCCTCCGCGAGGGATATTGGTCGTGCCGGGCCGCCGCCAGCGGTATGGGTTCCTCGGAGATCGTTCCGATGGTGCAGCAGCACCTGAAGTACTCGGGCGCCTCGCTGGCGGTCGCCAACAAGATCGTGTCGACCGCGATCGTGCACCTCGACTGCTGA
- a CDS encoding gamma-aminobutyraldehyde dehydrogenase produces the protein MTALVSNALASNSVASSWIDGAPVSTGGGAFQIVNPATGEVVTEYARAANADVDVAVAAARAALPGWATATPAERSAVLAKLAKLADEHAEVLIAEEVSQTGKPVRLAREFDVPGSVDNIDFFAGAARHLEGKATAEYSGDHTSSIRREAIGVVATITPWNYPLQMAVWKVLPALAAGCTVVIKPCELTPLTTLTLARLAGEAGLPPGVLNVVTGFGADVGTALAGHPGVDLVTFTGSTAVGRKVMSAAAVHGHRTQLELGGKAPFVVFDDADLDAAIQGAVAGALINSGQDCTAATRAIVARSLYDDFVAGVGEVMGKIVVGDPQDPDTDLGPLISMAHRDKVAAMVSRAPDEGGRIVTGGTAPDLPGSFYRPTLIADVSEQSEVYRQEIFGPVLTVRSFTDDDDALRQANDTDYGLAASAWTRDVYRAQRASREINAGCVWINDHIPIISEMPHGGVGASGFGKDMSDYSFEEYLTIKHVMSDITGVAEKEWHRTVFKKR, from the coding sequence CGCCCGCGCGGCGAACGCCGACGTGGACGTGGCGGTGGCCGCCGCGCGCGCGGCGCTGCCCGGGTGGGCGACCGCGACCCCCGCCGAGCGGTCGGCGGTCCTGGCCAAACTCGCGAAGCTGGCCGACGAGCACGCCGAGGTGCTGATCGCCGAAGAGGTAAGCCAGACCGGCAAGCCGGTGCGGCTGGCCCGTGAGTTCGACGTGCCGGGCAGCGTCGACAACATCGACTTCTTCGCCGGCGCCGCGCGCCATCTCGAGGGCAAGGCCACCGCCGAGTACTCGGGCGACCACACCTCGAGCATCCGCCGCGAGGCGATCGGCGTCGTCGCCACCATCACCCCGTGGAACTATCCGCTGCAGATGGCGGTGTGGAAGGTGCTGCCTGCGTTGGCCGCCGGCTGCACCGTGGTGATCAAACCGTGTGAGCTGACGCCGTTGACCACGCTGACGCTGGCGCGCCTGGCCGGAGAGGCCGGGCTGCCGCCGGGGGTGCTCAACGTGGTCACCGGGTTCGGTGCCGACGTGGGCACCGCGCTGGCCGGTCATCCCGGCGTGGATCTGGTGACGTTCACCGGGTCGACGGCCGTCGGCCGCAAGGTCATGTCCGCCGCCGCGGTGCACGGCCACCGGACGCAGCTCGAGCTCGGCGGCAAGGCGCCGTTCGTGGTGTTCGACGACGCCGACCTCGACGCCGCCATCCAGGGTGCGGTGGCCGGCGCGTTGATCAACTCGGGGCAGGACTGCACGGCCGCGACCCGGGCCATCGTCGCGCGCAGCCTCTACGACGACTTCGTCGCCGGTGTCGGCGAGGTGATGGGCAAGATCGTCGTCGGCGATCCGCAGGACCCCGACACCGACCTCGGCCCGCTGATCTCGATGGCCCACCGCGACAAGGTGGCGGCCATGGTGTCGCGGGCGCCCGACGAGGGCGGACGCATCGTCACCGGCGGAACGGCCCCCGACCTGCCCGGCTCGTTCTACCGGCCGACGCTGATCGCCGACGTGTCCGAGCAGTCCGAGGTGTACCGCCAGGAGATCTTCGGCCCGGTGCTCACCGTCCGCTCCTTCACCGACGACGACGATGCGCTGCGCCAGGCCAATGACACCGACTACGGGCTGGCGGCCTCGGCGTGGACCCGCGACGTCTACCGCGCCCAGCGGGCGTCACGCGAGATCAACGCCGGATGCGTGTGGATCAACGACCACATTCCGATCATCAGCGAGATGCCGCACGGCGGGGTCGGCGCGTCGGGCTTCGGCAAGGACATGAGCGACTACTCCTTCGAGGAGTACCTCACCATCAAGCACGTGATGAGCGACATCACCGGGGTGGCCGAGAAGGAGTGGCACCGGACGGTGTTCAAGAAGCGGTAG